AACAGTGATATCTGTCTAAGCAGGCTTGTTAATTCTTCGCGGTGTAGTGTGACGCTGATATCAGACTCTTCGGGGATGACACGGCTGACGTCTGGGTAGCTTCCCGACAACAATTTTGTGATGATGGTGCTTTTATTGGTGTCGATAGCGATCTTATCTTCCATGACATACACTATAGCATCATCATCGCCGGAGATTTTCAATATCTCTTCGACGGCCTTAAGCGGTATGACATACTGTCCTGAGACGCTTTCATCGATATCGATATTCTGTTCTATCTTAGCGAGTCTTTTGCCATCGGTACCGATAAATGCTACGGTGCCATTGTCGATACTCATCAAGACGCCGGTGAGTATAGGCCTATGGTCTTCGCGAGAGACGGCAAATGCCGTACGGAAAAGCGCATCTTGGAGTTTTTCTCCTTTGATCTTAAACTGTGCTGCTCCAGACATATCGGGAAGGACGGGGAATTCTCCTTTATTTATGCCGTGGAGGTTAAAATGTGACGATCCTGCTGTTATCTTAGAAACGTCATCGGAAGTCGACGAGAATTCAATATGCGGCGCTGTTATTTCACGGATAAGTTGTGCGAACTTCTTCGCCGGCAATGTCGTTGCTCCTTCTTCGAAAACTTTAGCTTCTGTACGGCATCGAACTCCTACGGTGAGGTCTGTTGCTGTGATGACGAGCTCACTGCCTGACGCTTCGATGAGGATATTCGACAATATCGGTATCGTAGCCTTTTGTGTTACAACGTTTTGTATATGGCCGATAAGACCGTTGAGTTCTTCTTTGGAGATAACAAACTTCATAATATATATTATCCTTAAAAATTGATATATTCAACGGATAACGATAAGGGACGGTGTTACAAATGTCAACAGCAAAATCAACTCTATCCACCAATAGGTCTTTCGTCTATATGCGGTATATAGCCTTCGTCCTCAAAATCGGCAGTAATCCATTCTCGCCATGCTGGGATGACTATCTTTGCTGCAGGCGTCGCGATATCGAACTTTTTCTCGCTCCCTTGTCTCCCTACCAATGCTCTGATCACCCCATGACTTTTCTGTGCAAGGGCTCTTAGCATGACATTCTGCAGGCCTTTCCCTTTCTCCGCTGTGAAGGTGGCTACCTCTTCCGAGATGCTAGCAACAGCATCCTGCATATCTTCGTATAACTCTGTTGGTTCTTTACCGGAAACGTCTGTACCTTCTCCTTTGCGTTCTTTGGCGCTAGCTTCTTGAACAATATCAATCATCTCTTCAGAAACCTGGTCTAGAGTGTAATAAAAAACTACGTCTGACTGTGCTTGTGCCTGTGCGAGAGTTTCTGTTATACCCATACGCTTTAAGAAATGATTAAGAAGTCTTTTCGAAAATGGCGCCGGCTGTTGTTCTGTATCATCCCCTTCTTTATTCCCGTGACCCATAATTCTTGGCAGGACGGGCAATATAGTTTTTAGTGCGACACGCACGAAGATCTTTAATATTTTCCTAGTGAATTCGTAGAATTTATCTTTTATAAAAGTGAAGATTTTTTCTCCAACGTTCATTTCTTCTTTAGAAGCCTTTTCTTCATTGTTTGTAAGCAACGCAGCAGCTCTTTTGATGAACGCCTCTTGTACATATTTTTTGTATTCTTTGAACGTCTTATCAATTCCCAGCCCCTGGAGAATTTCGTCAGGATTTAACATCTCTTCATCGCTTCCGTCGTTTACGATTCTAAGTCCGCTAGACATTGTTGTTAGCACCCTGATACCAAAGCGCTGTATATTCTGTTCTCTGACGATATAGCTTAGGTTTTTTCCTAGTCTTTTCGTATATTTCTGTACAAGTTTTTCTGGTTTTATTATTGAAGAAGAGATGGAGTCAGAAAGCATTCCTCCGATAAAATCTTCGAAAGACTCCTCCCCGAAGAATTTATCTGGGGTATAATTCTCTGCAACGTTTTTGACTTTCTTCTGCACAGCAGCTTCTACACCTTTCGCTACTGCATCACCTGGGGCTTTCACTATCTTTTTCCCTAAAGAGACCACCGCGCCAGCAGCTTTCGCTATTTTCTTTCCTAAAGAGATCTTCGCGCTGTCAGGTTCTTCAGCTTTTCTTAGCGTCGAAGTTTTTGGTTCTTTTTCCGTCAAGGTCTCTTCGCTCATTATTCCGTCTATTTCTTCCAATGCCTTGGATATGAATATTTCACAAAGCGCATCATCTTCTTCTTTGCTCATCGCAATGCCATCAGTAACGGGATCTTTTTCAGACATACTTTCAGGTTCTTTTTCCTGAGCCTTCTTCAGCTCGGCTTGCAAGGAATATGCCCATTCTTCTTCAAGCAGCCTTTTCTGCTCTTTATCAAGTTTTTCGTAAGGAACGTCTAGGGCGTCAAAAAAATCATCATCGCCGTCATCCTCGTCAAAACCGACACCTTCTGTTGTAACAATTCCTTCTATATTCTGAGTATCGCTCTCTGCGCTCTTTTTTGGGGTGACATTTTTTGTGTCTTCGATAGAAGGCTCATCACGATCGATAGTTTTCATTACATTCTTAACAGAAACAAGGATATCTTCTAGCGTCTCATTGTTGTGATCTTCACTGATAAGACAATCTTTCAGGTGGCGATATGTCTTCAACGTCTTAACAATTACGATATTCTTTCCACGTGAAATCCACCCTTGTGGCTTCTTTTTCGCTGCTAGCGCGCCATCATGTTTATGTCTTTTTACGATAGCTTCTATATCGACCATCACACTTCTAAAGGCGGCATTAAGGCGGGATTTCTGTGTATTCGTAATCCATTTATTCTGCTCATGCATAATGGTACGGAATTCACTCGCCAGCTTACAAATTTCAGTGACTGCAACAGAGGCGTCGATTTGCTCTTCGGACAAAACAGTATACAACTTATTGGCGTTCATTCCATTGATAATTCTTTTACACACCTCAGGGTCGAGGTCATCAGGGATTTTGCTGATGAAGTGTCCAAGGTGTCTCAATCCGAAGTTCTCAGAAGTTTCAATCTTTGTCATAATAAAATTAACTAATACGCCAATTTCATATCGACGCAGAAGCTCCTCCTTAATATGCTAAGGTATCAAAGATAAAGTATTTTTTACAATTACGTTCTGACCTTACGCGCCACTCTCACTTTATTGGTGTGCTGCAAGGAACAATCTGCTACGTATTCCTCCTCACCCAGCTCTTCGGAGCTTGCTTCGTCGGAAGTACTTACATCTTGCCCCTTTCGCTACACCACTAAAGCAAGATTAGCGCGTAACATCAGTTACGTTTTAACGATACAGCTTTTTCCGAAAGTCGTGACGCGCAGGCATGGTTTATCGTTATGCGTTCCTGTTGCCACGAATCCTACTTCGAAGAGTTTTTCTTGTATCGCCGCCCTTATAAAATCTTGTTCTTTAGCGGTATAGTGCGGAAAAGTATATTTCCAGCGGCGTCCTCGACGTTTTAGCATGACACTGTCTGTTGTTCCTATTGATTCTTCCATGCTTGCTATAAAATCATCGAAGTATATCCATCCGAGGTCGGCCACTGCTGCTAGGCTTCTTTCAAGGTGTCGTTGATTTTTGTCGGCATAGAGTTTTTTGTCGATGTCAACGGTGACGAAAGTATTGCGTCGATTTTTAAGAAGGTAGCATCCCTGCTCTTCGAGGCTCATTGCCAGCCATTCTTCTGTACCTTCACAGAGTGTTATGGTGTCTTTATTTCTCTTGACGAGCTTTAGTATTAGGAGCTTATCGACCATCTCCTTGAAATATTTCTTCCATTTGTCATTA
The sequence above is drawn from the Waddliaceae bacterium genome and encodes:
- the dnaN gene encoding DNA polymerase III subunit beta, with translation MKFVISKEELNGLIGHIQNVVTQKATIPILSNILIEASGSELVITATDLTVGVRCRTEAKVFEEGATTLPAKKFAQLIREITAPHIEFSSTSDDVSKITAGSSHFNLHGINKGEFPVLPDMSGAAQFKIKGEKLQDALFRTAFAVSREDHRPILTGVLMSIDNGTVAFIGTDGKRLAKIEQNIDIDESVSGQYVIPLKAVEEILKISGDDDAIVYVMEDKIAIDTNKSTIITKLLSGSYPDVSRVIPEESDISVTLHREELTSLLRQISLFTPDNNHSVRFVFSDGNLQLAINNAEIGTAKVNMPVNYDGEALQVAFNPAFFLDILRHSKDETVNIGLTDAFNPGVITDTSSALCVIMPMRLHEE